One Entelurus aequoreus isolate RoL-2023_Sb linkage group LG09, RoL_Eaeq_v1.1, whole genome shotgun sequence genomic window carries:
- the LOC133657832 gene encoding neurexin-1-beta-like, with amino-acid sequence MSTEEEKHGERTGSYVLALERSGFAVTTLGDDERLPCSHPIFVSHTANPTGAGPKGFPDSSEVFRESSSTTGMVVGIVAAAALCILILLYAMYKYRNRDEGSYHVDESRNYISNSAQSNGSIVKEKAVNNAKTSTKNKKNKDKEYYV; translated from the exons atgagcacagaggaggagAAACACGGAGAGA gaacaggtagctacgttctggcgctgGAACGCAGTGGCTTCGCTGTAACCACGCTGGGCGACGATGAAAGGCTG CCATGCAGTCATCCTATCTTTGTCTCCCATACAGCCAATCCCACGGGCGCTGGACCAAAAGGTTTCCCGGACTCCTCCGAGGTCTTCCGGGAGTCCAGCAGCACCACGGGCATGGTGGTGGGCATCGTAGCAGCGGCGGCTCTGTGCATCCTCATCCTGCTCTATGCCATGTACAAGTACCGGAATCGAGACGAGGGTTCCTACCACGTGGACGAGAGCCGCAACTACATCAGCAACTCTGCTCAGTCAAACGGTTCTATCGTCAAAGAGAAAGCGGTGAACAACGCAAAGACTTCAacaaagaacaagaagaacaaggacAAGGAATACTACGTGTGA